A DNA window from Paenibacillus antri contains the following coding sequences:
- a CDS encoding C40 family peptidase has product MKKAASLVLALSIGFGAFAGSAAAATELETAVDRLVGVDYKYGGTTTKGFDCSGFTGYVFEKLGIDLPRRSADQATVGAKVGKDELRPGDLVFFNTDGKGISHVGIYMGDGNFAHSSSSRGVSIGKMNDSYYSKRYVTARRVLDETQYVALATEAAPAAPVVAEAPPAPAPAPAPEAAAVTEDVALSTEAAELAAEHAGENVAVEDVVEALRQLM; this is encoded by the coding sequence TTGAAGAAGGCAGCATCTCTGGTGTTGGCATTGTCCATCGGGTTCGGCGCGTTCGCCGGCAGCGCGGCCGCGGCTACGGAACTCGAGACGGCCGTCGATCGATTGGTCGGCGTCGACTACAAGTACGGAGGTACGACGACGAAGGGCTTCGACTGCTCCGGGTTTACCGGCTACGTCTTCGAGAAGCTCGGCATCGATCTGCCTCGTCGGTCCGCGGATCAAGCGACCGTCGGCGCGAAAGTCGGCAAGGACGAGCTTCGTCCGGGCGACTTGGTATTCTTCAACACGGACGGCAAGGGCATCTCGCACGTCGGCATCTATATGGGAGACGGCAACTTCGCCCATTCCTCCAGCTCCCGCGGCGTGTCGATCGGCAAGATGAACGACAGCTATTATTCCAAGCGCTACGTCACTGCGCGTCGCGTCCTCGACGAGACGCAATATGTCGCCCTCGCGACGGAAGCCGCTCCGGCGGCGCCGGTCGTCGCGGAAGCGCCTCCAGCTCCGGCACCAGCCCCGGCTCCCGAAGCGGCCGCCGTGACGGAAGATGTCGCGCTTTCGACGGAAGCGGCGGAACTCGCGGCGGAGCATGCCGGCGAGAACGTCGCGGTCGAGGACGTCGTCGAAGCGTTGCGACAGCTCATGTAA
- a CDS encoding HD-GYP domain-containing protein, with amino-acid sequence MRLVTIESCAPGMKLGKAVLTEHGQVLLGYGYELTQPVILRLRNMGIHQLYIDDPRTDDIIVEETIREETRRLVHGSLQQCMDYVRAGGPAGGGRVVTFSRLVSDSVKHIVDDIVANRNMPIVHIRATAATGDKLEHHFVNNALNVSVFATKLAMAEGAAADELRTVCAAALFHDIGKLLVPQELLSKRTRLSDEDLRTLRRHAELGYRLLKDDGSVSLVAAQCALQHHERVDGLGYPFGLRGNAIHPYAKLIGMIDAYDALVSHRSYRNAMLPHEAMDYLYANVESAYDRGKVEQFRNKVAIFPPGTTVTLNTGEKGVVSRLDSSCLQRPTIRVLTNPNGEELKIPYELQLAKHLNIMIRSVGDIRSYAG; translated from the coding sequence ATGAGATTAGTAACGATCGAATCCTGCGCTCCGGGCATGAAGCTCGGCAAAGCCGTTCTGACGGAGCATGGGCAAGTACTGCTCGGGTACGGGTACGAGCTGACCCAACCCGTTATTCTGCGTCTGCGAAATATGGGCATTCATCAACTATATATCGACGATCCGCGGACGGACGACATCATCGTCGAAGAGACGATCCGGGAAGAGACGCGGCGTCTGGTGCACGGTTCTCTCCAACAATGCATGGACTACGTCCGGGCGGGCGGTCCCGCCGGCGGCGGACGCGTCGTGACGTTCTCTCGGCTCGTCTCGGACAGCGTCAAGCATATCGTAGACGACATCGTCGCGAACCGTAACATGCCGATCGTCCACATTCGGGCGACGGCCGCGACGGGCGACAAGCTCGAGCACCATTTCGTCAATAACGCCTTGAACGTCTCCGTCTTCGCGACGAAGCTCGCCATGGCCGAAGGCGCCGCCGCGGACGAGCTGCGCACCGTATGCGCGGCCGCGCTGTTCCACGATATCGGCAAGCTGCTCGTCCCGCAGGAGCTGCTGTCGAAGCGTACGAGACTGAGCGACGAGGACCTGCGGACGCTCCGCCGCCATGCGGAGCTTGGCTACAGGCTGCTCAAGGACGATGGCAGCGTCTCGCTCGTCGCCGCGCAATGCGCGCTGCAGCATCACGAGCGGGTGGACGGCCTCGGCTACCCCTTCGGGCTGCGGGGCAATGCCATTCACCCGTATGCCAAGCTCATCGGCATGATCGACGCCTACGATGCGCTCGTCAGTCACCGCAGCTACCGGAACGCCATGCTGCCGCACGAAGCGATGGATTATCTTTACGCGAACGTCGAAAGCGCGTATGATCGTGGTAAGGTAGAGCAATTTAGAAACAAGGTAGCGATCTTCCCTCCAGGTACGACGGTCACGTTGAACACCGGCGAGAAGGGGGTCGTCTCCCGCCTCGACTCGTCGTGCTTGCAGCGGCCGACGATCCGCGTATTGACGAACCCTAACGGAGAAGAATTGAAAATCCCCTACGAACTCCAGCTCGCGAAGCATCTCAACATCATGATTCGATCCGTGGGCGACATCCGATCCTACGCCGGATAA
- a CDS encoding Crp/Fnr family transcriptional regulator, producing MSALIGLLRNVPLFQDLTEEELRTISPLFQENKWNRGKLLFMEGDPGDELFVVKSGVVKIYRFDDEKEIILALFGPGDFFGEMAVIQPALNRSATAETLESCSIYTMKRSVFYEFMEKHPRICIKLLEVTVQRLRNANDQIYNLTFLDVRSRIIRTILRLAEERGVKLGDGLLVDIRMTHQQLASFAGTARESATKVLQELSEEGMIIVEKKRIFLPDHEKLKELAGL from the coding sequence ATGAGCGCCCTTATCGGGCTATTGCGCAACGTCCCTTTGTTTCAGGATTTGACGGAGGAAGAGCTGCGGACGATCTCTCCCTTGTTCCAAGAGAACAAGTGGAATCGCGGGAAGCTGCTCTTCATGGAGGGCGACCCGGGCGACGAGCTGTTCGTCGTGAAGTCCGGCGTCGTCAAGATTTATCGCTTCGACGACGAGAAGGAAATCATTCTGGCGCTGTTCGGTCCCGGAGACTTCTTCGGCGAAATGGCGGTCATTCAACCGGCTCTCAACCGCTCCGCCACCGCGGAAACGTTAGAGTCTTGTTCGATTTATACGATGAAGCGATCCGTCTTCTACGAGTTCATGGAGAAGCATCCGCGCATCTGCATTAAGCTGCTCGAGGTGACGGTGCAGCGCCTCCGGAACGCGAACGATCAAATTTACAACCTGACGTTTCTCGACGTCCGGTCGCGCATCATCCGCACGATTCTCCGTCTCGCGGAGGAGCGCGGCGTCAAGCTCGGCGACGGCCTGCTGGTCGACATTCGCATGACGCACCAGCAGCTGGCGAGCTTCGCGGGCACGGCGCGGGAATCGGCCACGAAGGTGCTGCAGGAGCTGTCCGAGGAAGGGATGATCATCGTCGAGAAGAAGCGGATTTTCCTCCCGGACCATGAGAAGCTGAAGGAACTGGCCGGATTGTGA
- a CDS encoding exodeoxyribonuclease III, with the protein MKLVSWNVNGLRACMNKGFIDFFRRSEADVFCVQETKLQEGQLDLAPFEGYESYWNYAEKKGYSGTAVFTRVKPLSVRYGLEENAEPEGRVITLEFEDFYLVNVYTPNARRDLSRLDFRMEWEDRFLAYLLELDAKKPVVVCGDLNVAHEEIDIKNAKANRGNSGFTDEEREKMTRLLNAGFVDSFRSLYPDRGDVYSWWSYMPKVRERNVGWRIDYFLISERLKPRLVDASIECEVMGSDHCPVALELADERG; encoded by the coding sequence ATGAAGTTGGTTTCTTGGAACGTGAACGGCCTGAGAGCTTGCATGAATAAAGGGTTTATTGACTTCTTTCGACGGTCGGAGGCGGACGTCTTCTGCGTGCAGGAGACGAAGCTGCAGGAAGGCCAACTCGACTTGGCGCCGTTCGAAGGGTATGAATCGTATTGGAACTATGCGGAGAAGAAGGGCTACTCCGGGACCGCGGTATTTACGAGGGTGAAGCCGCTCTCGGTTCGATACGGCCTCGAGGAGAACGCCGAACCGGAGGGTCGGGTCATTACGCTGGAGTTCGAGGACTTCTATCTAGTGAACGTGTACACGCCGAACGCTCGCCGCGACTTGTCGCGGCTCGACTTCCGCATGGAATGGGAGGATCGGTTCCTCGCATACCTGCTCGAGCTCGACGCCAAGAAGCCCGTCGTCGTCTGCGGCGATCTGAACGTCGCGCACGAGGAGATCGACATCAAGAACGCGAAGGCGAACCGGGGCAACTCCGGCTTTACGGACGAAGAGCGCGAGAAGATGACTCGGCTGCTGAACGCCGGCTTCGTCGATTCGTTCCGCAGCCTGTATCCCGATCGAGGGGACGTCTATTCGTGGTGGTCGTACATGCCGAAGGTGCGCGAACGGAACGTCGGTTGGCGCATCGATTATTTCTTGATTTCCGAGCGGCTGAAGCCGCGTCTCGTCGACGCCTCGATCGAGTGCGAGGTCATGGGCAGCGACCATTGCCCGGTCGCGTTGGAGCTGGCCGACGAGCGCGGATAA
- a CDS encoding SRPBCC family protein, producing MIQWKEEIVIDAGIETVWALFAVENMHRIMPNIAENRWKERKEGVVGSTFLQTYREGKRSETYEVSVLDYKDAPEEKRMRLAFVLAKAFEVEFMFRLSRISEDRTRFAYEGSNRGVNFVGRAMMKLGGESNNRKVVADFLEKVEREATGK from the coding sequence ATGATTCAATGGAAGGAAGAGATCGTCATCGATGCGGGCATCGAGACGGTATGGGCGTTGTTCGCCGTCGAAAACATGCATCGGATCATGCCGAACATCGCGGAAAATCGGTGGAAAGAGCGGAAGGAAGGGGTCGTCGGCTCCACATTCCTGCAAACGTACCGGGAAGGCAAGAGATCGGAGACGTACGAAGTGTCCGTATTGGATTATAAGGACGCGCCGGAGGAAAAGCGGATGCGTCTCGCCTTCGTTCTCGCCAAGGCGTTCGAGGTCGAATTCATGTTCCGTCTGAGTCGAATAAGCGAAGATCGTACGAGGTTCGCGTACGAAGGCTCGAATCGGGGCGTCAACTTCGTCGGACGGGCGATGATGAAGCTCGGCGGGGAGAGCAACAACCGGAAGGTCGTCGCCGACTTTCTGGAGAAGGTGGAGCGGGAAGCAACCGGGAAGTAG
- a CDS encoding MerR family transcriptional regulator, whose amino-acid sequence MYKVSEFSAMTGLSRDTLRYYDEIKLLEPARIDPSNGYRYYDNGSYVLAVLLVKLRSLGFTIQEMVSVMNDESFANLESLLLQKRARIQSQIDGLQAKMKDIDEFLASGRENDS is encoded by the coding sequence ATGTACAAGGTCAGCGAATTTTCGGCCATGACGGGACTCAGCAGAGACACGCTGAGATACTACGACGAGATCAAGCTGCTCGAGCCGGCCCGCATCGATCCGAGCAACGGCTACCGGTATTACGACAACGGCTCGTACGTCCTCGCCGTTCTTCTCGTCAAGCTGCGTAGTCTCGGGTTCACGATCCAAGAGATGGTGTCCGTCATGAACGACGAGTCGTTCGCCAACCTGGAGAGCTTGCTGCTGCAGAAGCGAGCTCGCATCCAGTCGCAAATCGACGGCCTCCAAGCGAAAATGAAAGACATCGACGAATTTCTGGCATCGGGAAGGGAGAACGACTCATGA
- a CDS encoding sulfurtransferase, with translation MRHIVSLEKAYAKWKDRGAVFVDCRFALGQPQSGADAYVTEHIPGAFYLDLEKDLSAPKREDGAGGRHPLPDVDELADKLSRIGITKGRCVVAYDDQGGAMASRLWWLLAYMGHDEACILDGGFASWKQAGHPTASGAEETPTVDTRFVPQVRRDWLVTAEDIAAKREKIESGKVVLLDSREDSRYRGIAEPIDKVAGHIPGARHLFWKANLDAEGRYRSVKEQMKRFEPYQGAEEIIVYCGSGVTACPNVLALREVGFTNVKLYAGSWSDWISDASRPVVMGEK, from the coding sequence ATGCGGCATATCGTAAGTTTGGAGAAGGCGTATGCGAAGTGGAAGGACCGGGGGGCGGTATTCGTGGACTGCCGCTTCGCGCTGGGACAACCGCAATCGGGTGCCGACGCTTACGTGACGGAGCACATTCCGGGCGCCTTTTATTTAGATTTGGAGAAGGACCTCTCCGCCCCGAAGCGCGAAGACGGCGCCGGCGGACGGCATCCGCTGCCGGACGTCGACGAGCTGGCCGACAAGCTGTCTCGCATCGGCATAACGAAGGGCCGCTGCGTCGTCGCCTACGACGATCAAGGCGGCGCGATGGCGTCGCGCCTCTGGTGGCTGCTCGCGTATATGGGTCATGACGAAGCCTGCATCCTGGACGGGGGCTTCGCGTCGTGGAAGCAGGCGGGACATCCGACGGCGAGCGGGGCCGAAGAGACGCCGACGGTCGATACGCGGTTCGTGCCGCAGGTACGCCGCGATTGGCTCGTCACCGCGGAGGATATCGCCGCCAAGCGGGAGAAGATCGAATCGGGGAAGGTCGTCCTGCTCGATTCGAGAGAAGATTCGCGCTACCGCGGCATCGCGGAGCCGATCGACAAGGTCGCGGGTCATATTCCGGGCGCTCGTCACTTGTTCTGGAAGGCGAACTTGGACGCGGAAGGCCGCTACCGTTCCGTGAAGGAGCAGATGAAGCGGTTCGAGCCGTACCAGGGCGCCGAGGAGATCATCGTCTATTGCGGCTCCGGCGTGACGGCGTGCCCGAACGTGCTGGCGCTGCGCGAGGTCGGATTCACGAACGTGAAGCTGTACGCGGGAAGCTGGAGCGATTGGATCAGCGACGCGTCGCGTCCGGTCGTCATGGGGGAGAAGTAA
- a CDS encoding GNAT family N-acetyltransferase yields the protein MHPTEPIEPTDASEYMLTPMTERDAAEICEWRYPAPYDIYQWPAWGVAVREGRDFADPALRERHYRAVRRDGRLCGFAQWLPLVAEDGPPVVRLGLGLHPDDCGSGRGAGFAAFLARETAALHSGCVVDLEVEKDNVRAIRAYERAGFRAVDEYELPIPGRGAGFVVNMIYLPLARS from the coding sequence ATGCATCCGACCGAGCCGATCGAGCCGACCGACGCTTCCGAATATATGTTAACGCCGATGACCGAGCGCGACGCCGCCGAAATCTGCGAATGGCGGTACCCCGCGCCGTACGATATTTATCAATGGCCCGCGTGGGGTGTCGCCGTCCGCGAAGGGCGCGACTTCGCCGACCCGGCGCTCCGGGAGCGCCATTACCGCGCCGTGCGGCGCGACGGCCGACTCTGCGGCTTCGCGCAGTGGCTTCCGCTCGTCGCCGAAGACGGCCCGCCGGTCGTGCGCCTCGGCTTGGGGCTGCATCCGGACGACTGCGGCTCGGGCCGGGGCGCCGGCTTCGCGGCGTTCCTCGCCCGGGAAACCGCGGCGCTTCACTCCGGCTGCGTCGTCGACCTCGAGGTCGAGAAGGACAACGTTCGCGCGATAAGAGCGTATGAACGAGCCGGCTTCCGCGCGGTCGACGAATACGAGCTGCCGATTCCCGGAAGAGGCGCGGGCTTCGTCGTCAACATGATTTATCTTCCATTGGCGCGAAGCTAA
- the motA gene encoding flagellar motor stator protein MotA: protein MEKSTIIGLVLAFVSVFVGMALKGAPLSNLINLPAYLIIFGGTAATVFIAFPMSELKKFPKLMKIAILGQKHIGKPEIIRMFMEWATITRREGLLALESKVDEIEEPFLRNGMRMIIDGNDQDFVHDVLMEEVHAIEERHKSGALIFTQAGTYAPTLGVLGAVVGLVAALGNLSDIEKLGHSIAAAFIATLLGIFSGYVLWHPIANKLKRYSKQEIELKTMMVEGLLSIQSGVSTVAISQKLSVYLTPSERAAEQKGEAAGEQKTAQA, encoded by the coding sequence ATGGAGAAGTCAACGATTATCGGTTTGGTGCTGGCGTTCGTCTCGGTATTCGTCGGGATGGCGCTGAAGGGGGCGCCGCTTTCCAATCTTATTAATTTACCTGCGTATTTGATCATATTCGGGGGAACCGCGGCGACGGTATTCATCGCGTTCCCGATGTCCGAGCTTAAGAAATTCCCGAAATTAATGAAGATCGCGATTCTGGGCCAGAAGCACATCGGCAAGCCGGAAATCATCCGGATGTTCATGGAATGGGCGACCATTACGCGCCGCGAAGGACTGTTAGCGCTCGAGAGCAAGGTCGACGAGATCGAAGAGCCGTTCCTGCGCAACGGCATGCGGATGATTATCGACGGCAACGATCAGGATTTCGTCCATGACGTGCTCATGGAAGAGGTGCACGCGATCGAGGAACGCCATAAATCCGGCGCGCTCATCTTCACCCAGGCCGGTACATACGCGCCGACGCTCGGCGTCCTCGGGGCCGTCGTCGGCCTCGTCGCCGCCCTCGGCAATCTGTCCGATATCGAGAAGCTCGGCCACTCGATCGCGGCGGCGTTCATCGCGACGCTGCTCGGCATCTTTTCCGGCTACGTACTGTGGCATCCGATCGCAAACAAGCTTAAGCGGTATTCAAAACAAGAGATCGAACTGAAGACGATGATGGTCGAAGGTCTCCTCTCCATCCAATCCGGCGTCTCCACGGTCGCGATCAGTCAGAAGCTCTCCGTCTATCTAACCCCAAGCGAGCGGGCGGCAGAGCAGAAGGGGGAAGCGGCCGGTGAGCAAAAAACAGCGCAAGCATGA
- the motB gene encoding flagellar motor protein MotB, giving the protein MSKKQRKHDHEEHIDESWLIPYADLLTLLLALFIVLFASSQIDQKKFEQIKMSFQAALSGGPSFMENVSPVPSRDSVGIDNEGKREKDEQSESQLEEQLRKKETEQLLELKRKIDRYIDENGLTTQLETQLDNQQLKITISDNTLFASGSAQLKPESRALAGTISELLEQYPSYEVVVSGHTDNVPIKTSQFPSNFHLSAERALTFMAVLLENPDVGEDRFSSVGYSEYKPVASNDTAEGRAQNRRVEVSIVRNIQ; this is encoded by the coding sequence GTGAGCAAAAAACAGCGCAAGCATGATCATGAAGAGCATATCGACGAGTCGTGGCTGATCCCGTACGCCGATCTGTTGACGCTTCTGTTGGCCTTGTTCATCGTATTGTTCGCCTCCAGCCAGATCGATCAGAAGAAATTCGAACAGATCAAGATGTCGTTCCAGGCCGCGCTTAGCGGCGGACCGAGCTTTATGGAGAACGTCTCCCCCGTCCCGAGCCGCGACAGCGTCGGGATCGACAACGAGGGCAAGCGAGAGAAGGACGAGCAGAGCGAGAGCCAGCTGGAGGAGCAGCTGCGGAAGAAAGAGACGGAGCAGCTGCTCGAGTTGAAGCGCAAGATCGACCGATACATCGACGAGAACGGCTTGACGACCCAGCTCGAAACCCAGCTCGACAACCAACAGCTGAAGATCACGATCAGCGACAACACGCTGTTCGCTTCGGGGAGCGCGCAGCTGAAGCCGGAATCCCGCGCGTTGGCCGGCACGATCTCGGAGCTGCTCGAGCAGTACCCGAGCTACGAGGTCGTCGTCTCGGGCCACACGGACAACGTGCCGATCAAGACGTCGCAATTCCCGTCCAACTTCCATCTGAGCGCCGAACGCGCGCTCACGTTCATGGCCGTGCTGCTGGAAAATCCGGACGTCGGCGAAGACCGCTTCTCCAGCGTCGGATACAGCGAGTACAAGCCGGTCGCCTCGAACGACACCGCGGAAGGACGGGCGCAGAACCGCCGCGTCGAAGTGTCCATCGTCCGGAATATTCAATAG
- the trhO gene encoding oxygen-dependent tRNA uridine(34) hydroxylase TrhO, whose product MTTETKPYRVLLYYKYVTIENYEEFAKEHLAYCKELGVKGRILVAREGINGTLSGTVEQSQAYMDYMHAHPLFQDMIFKVDEADGHAFKKIFVRPRPELVTFRLEDDINPNELTGKRLKPKEFMEALQQEDVIVLDGRNDYEFDVGHFRGAIRPEVESFREFPEWIRENLSQFKDKKVLTYCTGGIRCEKLSGFLIREGFQDVSQLDGGIVTYGKDPEVQGRLWDGKLYVFDERITVRVNQTDEETVVGKCLHCGTPSEKYINCTYDFCHNHHIVCEACEEAKSGYCSEECEEKDAALQSTRAN is encoded by the coding sequence ATGACGACCGAAACGAAACCGTACAGAGTCTTGCTCTACTATAAATATGTGACGATCGAGAACTACGAAGAATTCGCGAAGGAGCACTTGGCGTATTGCAAGGAGCTCGGCGTGAAGGGACGCATTCTCGTCGCCCGCGAAGGCATCAACGGAACGCTGTCCGGAACGGTGGAGCAGTCGCAGGCGTACATGGATTACATGCATGCTCATCCGTTGTTCCAAGACATGATCTTCAAGGTGGACGAGGCGGACGGGCACGCGTTCAAGAAAATTTTCGTCCGCCCTCGCCCCGAGCTGGTGACGTTCCGGCTGGAGGACGACATTAACCCGAACGAGCTGACGGGTAAGCGGCTGAAGCCGAAGGAGTTCATGGAGGCGCTGCAGCAAGAGGACGTCATCGTCCTCGACGGCCGCAACGACTACGAGTTCGACGTCGGCCACTTCCGCGGCGCGATCCGACCGGAGGTCGAATCGTTCCGGGAGTTCCCGGAGTGGATTCGGGAGAACCTGTCGCAGTTCAAGGACAAGAAGGTGCTGACGTATTGCACGGGCGGCATCCGCTGCGAGAAGCTGTCGGGCTTCCTGATCCGCGAGGGCTTCCAGGACGTCAGCCAGCTGGACGGCGGCATCGTGACGTACGGCAAGGATCCGGAAGTGCAGGGCCGGCTCTGGGACGGCAAGCTGTACGTGTTCGACGAGCGCATCACGGTGCGCGTGAACCAGACCGACGAGGAGACGGTCGTCGGCAAGTGCCTTCACTGCGGCACGCCGTCGGAGAAGTACATCAACTGCACGTACGACTTCTGCCACAATCACCATATCGTGTGCGAGGCTTGCGAAGAAGCGAAGAGCGGGTACTGCTCCGAGGAATGCGAGGAGAAGGACGCGGCGCTGCAATCGACGAGAGCGAATTAA
- a CDS encoding bile acid:sodium symporter family protein, with product MLARINAGLEKALPLITPVSVCIGVLLGGYLSGYREWTPWIFAFMTFSGSIGMSLKQFMGVLAHPMPLFVTLGILHAAMPLLALAVGHALYPNDAYTITGLVVAAAIPTGITSFVWVAILKGNTPLTLSIILVDTMLAPFVVPHTVSYLIGAKVQMDTAAMMQGLFWMIVLPSLLGMALNQWTRGRVKEVWGPRLSPFSKVAMGVVVAINASVVAPYLQRVDARLLGIAGTVLALAAAGYGLGWLAGRWLKADRGTIVALTLNGGMRNISAGAVLAVTYFAPPVAVPVVLGMLFQQSLASFFGRLLSRERTPRMSPAPPPVSAEPHRRSTGGSL from the coding sequence ATGTTGGCACGAATCAATGCGGGCTTGGAGAAGGCGCTCCCGCTTATTACGCCGGTCAGCGTCTGCATCGGCGTCCTGCTTGGAGGCTACCTCTCGGGCTACCGGGAGTGGACGCCTTGGATTTTCGCGTTCATGACGTTCTCGGGCAGCATCGGCATGAGCTTGAAGCAGTTCATGGGCGTGCTCGCCCATCCGATGCCTCTCTTCGTTACGCTGGGCATCCTCCACGCGGCGATGCCGCTGCTGGCGCTCGCCGTCGGGCATGCGTTGTACCCGAACGACGCGTATACGATTACCGGCCTCGTCGTCGCCGCGGCGATCCCGACCGGCATCACCAGCTTCGTCTGGGTCGCCATCCTGAAGGGCAACACGCCGTTGACGCTCTCCATCATTCTGGTCGACACGATGCTGGCTCCGTTCGTCGTGCCGCATACGGTGTCTTATTTGATCGGGGCGAAGGTGCAGATGGATACGGCCGCGATGATGCAGGGGCTGTTCTGGATGATCGTGCTGCCGTCGCTGCTCGGCATGGCGCTGAATCAGTGGACGCGCGGCCGCGTCAAGGAAGTGTGGGGACCGCGTCTCAGCCCGTTCTCGAAGGTGGCGATGGGCGTCGTCGTCGCCATCAACGCATCGGTCGTCGCGCCGTACCTGCAGCGCGTCGACGCCCGGCTGCTCGGCATCGCGGGGACGGTGCTCGCGCTGGCGGCGGCGGGCTACGGGCTCGGCTGGCTGGCCGGGCGATGGCTGAAGGCCGATCGGGGCACGATCGTCGCGCTGACGCTGAACGGCGGCATGCGCAACATTAGCGCGGGAGCGGTGCTCGCGGTGACGTACTTCGCGCCGCCGGTCGCCGTGCCCGTCGTGCTCGGCATGCTGTTCCAGCAGTCGCTCGCCTCGTTCTTCGGCCGGCTGCTAAGCCGGGAGCGAACGCCGCGGATGTCGCCTGCGCCGCCGCCGGTATCCGCCGAGCCGCATCGTCGGAGTACAGGAGGGTCGTTGTAA
- the chrA gene encoding chromate efflux transporter, with protein sequence MKHGWLQSFATALKLGLLSFGGPTAHIGYFREEYVNRKKWLDDRSFADLVALCQLLPGPASSQVGIAIGWMRAGWLGSLAAWIGFTLPSAAILAAFAWVRSSVPGAADAGWLRGLELAAVAIVASAVLGMGRTLAPDKPRVAILVATAAAVLLLPYAWTQVAAIAAAGAIGFALKRGAAPAAEASPPAAAARGRFGAAALLLLFAALLVGLPIAREAGALPPLLSLFESFYRAGSLVFGGGHVVLPLLEREVVPSGWVSAESFAAGYAATQAMPGPLFTFASYLGADSHGWAGAAVATAAIFLPGYLLVIGALPFWQSLRRIAGVAHVVYGINAAVVGLLLAALYDPLFTGAVTSSADFAIAAALYALLAYWKLPPWALVAVAALTGAVVFGW encoded by the coding sequence ATGAAACACGGATGGCTGCAGTCGTTCGCGACCGCGCTGAAGCTGGGGCTGCTCTCGTTCGGGGGGCCTACGGCGCATATCGGATATTTTCGGGAAGAGTACGTAAATCGGAAAAAGTGGCTCGACGACCGCAGCTTCGCCGACCTGGTTGCGCTCTGTCAGCTGCTGCCGGGACCGGCGAGCAGCCAGGTCGGCATCGCGATCGGCTGGATGCGCGCCGGCTGGCTCGGCTCCCTCGCCGCATGGATCGGCTTCACGCTGCCGTCCGCGGCGATTCTCGCCGCCTTCGCCTGGGTGCGGTCGTCCGTGCCGGGCGCGGCGGACGCCGGCTGGCTTCGCGGCCTCGAGCTGGCGGCGGTCGCCATCGTGGCGTCCGCCGTGCTCGGCATGGGCCGCACGCTGGCGCCGGACAAGCCGCGCGTCGCGATTCTCGTCGCGACCGCGGCCGCCGTGCTGCTGCTGCCGTACGCCTGGACGCAGGTCGCGGCCATCGCGGCCGCCGGCGCGATCGGCTTCGCGCTGAAGCGCGGCGCGGCACCGGCCGCCGAGGCGTCGCCTCCCGCCGCCGCGGCGCGCGGGCGCTTCGGCGCGGCGGCGCTGCTGCTCCTCTTCGCCGCGCTGCTCGTCGGGCTGCCGATCGCCCGCGAAGCCGGCGCCTTGCCGCCGCTGCTCTCGCTGTTCGAGAGCTTCTACCGCGCCGGGTCGCTCGTCTTCGGCGGCGGCCACGTCGTGCTGCCGCTGCTCGAGCGCGAGGTCGTGCCGAGCGGCTGGGTATCCGCCGAATCGTTCGCGGCCGGTTACGCGGCGACGCAGGCGATGCCGGGACCGCTGTTCACGTTCGCGTCGTATCTCGGCGCCGACTCGCACGGCTGGGCCGGCGCGGCCGTCGCCACCGCGGCGATCTTCCTGCCCGGCTACCTGCTCGTCATCGGCGCGCTGCCGTTCTGGCAGTCGCTTCGCCGCATCGCCGGCGTCGCGCACGTCGTCTACGGCATCAATGCCGCCGTCGTCGGTCTGCTGCTCGCGGCGCTGTACGACCCGCTCTTCACGGGCGCCGTGACCTCGTCCGCCGACTTCGCGATCGCCGCGGCGCTCTACGCCTTGCTCGCCTACTGGAAGCTTCCGCCGTGGGCGTTGGTCGCTGTCGCCGCGCTGACGGGCGCGGTCGTCTTCGGCTGGTAA